From one Anoplolepis gracilipes chromosome 10, ASM4749672v1, whole genome shotgun sequence genomic stretch:
- the LOC140669988 gene encoding tolloid-like protein 1 isoform X2 yields MASALWHASGNNFLSSVFVLLLLFYPQNSTECDQKFVSTPDGPLNGTFYAPTLINPECDPRQCVYTFLAGPRQRVELIFTSFGLRGKPPDGSAVGELPACIHEYMDIYSEVRSENTTKLIETPFGGRFCGPIPPRRRVSLYQGIALSFFTDKNVTLPHVFSGIYRFINASEYEVGTPAPNTPCSFTIHAEAKRTGNILSPTYPGTYPKNLTCNYQFIGKRGQRVRLEFRDFDLYFGGPHCPLDYVKVYDGLDNSSAVIGTYCGQQRNLVLYSSENSLFVLFVTLKRTANTQNRGFKGIFEFSESFVSLDFITEYHGEHIRGSECDQKILSKKETSGYVVSPNFPYPYIPKVVCRYFIYGMQDSQHLERVRLEFSIFTIQMAKGETACTDGYLKLYLKGQEATDSYDKFDYEMCGNRSNPSHVVSDGPRLVMVFSSGELQAQGFKAKYTFETEYKIPGTAAPDGSCTFSYHSVSRKRGEFNSPRYPSNYPSDTNCTYFFMATPNEQITLIFDHFKVRTRNVNVTVGHYGHELCQEDWLEIYNMYRDETEKLIGRYCGATAPGPIESNLGALGLKVILHSDSELVYSGFKARYTFEVAKPIFGDCGSNISSLNYGIITSPNFPNKYDGPARNLASKTCNWFIRVRPNHQILLNFEIFSVEGDQLVRGCPAAVLRMWYSLTTTPREFCGVKTPDTEWSFISEDNNMRLSFISADKAVGQQGFRAVWTEVSMNTDCQDQFLCSKSKYCIAESLRCNNIDNCGPDDTSDEENCIAAIPANNYAIPIAYAVGSILIILMFCLVCHRKLRRRSHGVPIDELPPQCVIDAIDRHCYHHHDLLHTDHALARGFNQYQLDEQSPLNDSDDMEEPKEDCQETSSPDSV; encoded by the exons ATGGCTTCAGCACTTTGGCATGCCTCTgggaataattttctttcgtcAGTCTTCGTGTTACTCTTACTGTTCTATCCACAAAACTCCACAG AGTGCGATCAAAAATTTGTAAGCACTCCTGACGGGCCATTGAATGGGACCTTTTATGCACCAACACTTATCAACCCTGAATGTGATCCACGGCAGTGCGTTTACACATTCCTTGCGGGACCGCGTCAGCGtgtcgaattaattttcaccTCGTTTGGCCTCCGAGGAAAACCACCTGA TGGATCCGCTGTGGGAGAATTACCCGC CTGTATTCATGAGTATATGGACATATATTCCGAGGTACGATCGGAGAACACGACTAAGCTGATAGAAACGCCATTCGGTGGACGGTTTTGCGGACCGATTCCACCTCGTAGACGGGTCTCTCTTTATCAGGGAATTGCTCTTAGTTTCTTTACCGATAAGAATGTCACTCTTCCGCATGTTTTTAGCGGCATTTACAGATTTATCAATGCTT CTGAGTATGAGGTAGGAACTCCAGCGCCAAATACACCATGCTCTTTTACGATACACGCGGAAGCTAAACGTACCGGAAATATACTATCTCCTACTTATCCTGGCACTTACCCGAAAAATCTTACTTGTAACTATCAGTTTATCGGGAAGCGTGGACAACGTGTGCGATTGGAATTTCGCgactttgatttatattttggtGGGCCACA TTGCCCATTGGATTACGTAAAAGTGTACGATGGTCTCGACAATTCGTCTGCCGTTATTGGCACGTATTGCGGTCAGCAACGAAATTTAGTACTGTACTCTTCAGAGAATAGTTTGTTCGTGCTCTTTGTCACATTGAAGCGCACAGCAAATACTCAAAATCGAGGTTTCAAAGGCATCTTTGAGTTCTCGGAAAGTTTTGTCAGTTTGG ATTTCATAACGGAATATCACGGCGAGCATATCCGAGGATCTGAGTGCGACCAGAAAATCCTCAGTAAGAAGGAAACATCAGGATATGTAGTTAGTCCAAATTTTCCATATCCTTATATACCCAAAGTCGTCTGTCGTTATTTTATCTATGGGATGCAGGATTCGCAGCACTTGGAACGCGTACGATTggaattttctatatttacgATACAGATGGCTAAAGGAGA AACGGCATGCACCGACGGTTacctaaaattatatctgaaGGGTCAAGAAGCGACAGATTCTTACGACAAATTCGATTACGAGATGTGTGGTAACAGGAGCAACCCGAGCCACGTGGTTAGTGATGGACCAAGACTTGTAATGGTGTTCAGTAGCGGAGAATTGCAGGCGCAAGGTTTCAAGGCTAA GTACACCTTCGAAACGGAATACAAGATACCGGGCACTGCGGCGCCCGATGGTAGCTGTACTTTCTCTTATCACAGTGTGTCTCGCAAACGTGGTGAATTTAATTCTCCACGGTATCCCAGTAATTATCCAAGTGATACAAATTGTACGTATTTTTTCATGGCAACACCAAACGAGCAGATTACTTTGATCTTTGATCACTTTAAGGTTCGTACGAGAAATGTCAATGTGACGGTCGGGCATTACGG acatgAATTATGTCAGGAAGATTGGCTTGAAATTTACAACATGTATCGGGACGAAACAGAGAAATTGATAGGAAGGTATTGTGGTGCAACTGCCCCGGGTCCGATAGAATCGAATCTCGGTGCTCTTGGCTTGAAAGTGATTTTGCATTCCGACTCCGAGCTTGTTTACAGCGGCTTTAAAGCGCGTTACACTTTCGAGGTCGCTAAACCTATTTTCGGAG ATTGTGGATCAAATATTAGTAGCTTAAATTATGGTATAATAACCAGTCCGAATTTTCCCAATAAGTATGACGGTCCGGCGAGAAATCTAGCTAGTAAAACTTGTAACTGGTTCATAAGAGTTCGACCAAATCATCAGATACTCTTGAACTTTGAGATCTTCTCTGTGGAAGGCGATCAATTag TACGAGGTTGTCCCGCAGCCGTTTTACGTATGTGGTATTCGTTGACGACCACTCCACGCGAATTCTGTGGCGTTAAAACTCCTGACACAGAATGGAGTTTTATTTCGGAAGATAATAATATGCGGCTCAG ttttatatcaGCCGATAAAGCAGTGGGACAACAAGGCTTTCGAGCGGTGTGGACTGAAGTGAGCATGAATACAGATTGTCAAGATCAATTTCTCTGCAGCAAAAGTAAATATTGCATCGCTGAATCGCTACGATGCAATAACATTGATAATTGTGGGCCGGACGATACGTCGGATGAAGAGAATT GCATTGCGGCGATACCAGCAAACAATTACGCAATACCGATAGCCTATGCGGTTGGCAGCATCCTAATTATTCTGATGTTCTGTTTGGTCTGCCACCGAAAACTACGACGACGGTCACATGGCGTACCAATCGACGAGCTGCCACCGCAATGTGTAATTGATGCCATTGATCGTCATTGCTATCATCACCATGATCTGTTACACACGGATCATGCGTTGGCACGCGGCTTCAACCAATATCAATTGGACGAACAAAGTCCATTGAACGACAGCGACGATATGGAGGAACCTAAGGAAGATTGCCAAGAGACCAGCAGCCCAGACAGTGTGTAA
- the LOC140669988 gene encoding tolloid-like protein 1 isoform X1 has translation MASALWHASGNNFLSSVFVLLLLFYPQNSTAREVIDASLPQQDYVASLPPPGGATTARTPKCDQKFVSTPDGPLNGTFYAPTLINPECDPRQCVYTFLAGPRQRVELIFTSFGLRGKPPDGSAVGELPACIHEYMDIYSEVRSENTTKLIETPFGGRFCGPIPPRRRVSLYQGIALSFFTDKNVTLPHVFSGIYRFINASEYEVGTPAPNTPCSFTIHAEAKRTGNILSPTYPGTYPKNLTCNYQFIGKRGQRVRLEFRDFDLYFGGPHCPLDYVKVYDGLDNSSAVIGTYCGQQRNLVLYSSENSLFVLFVTLKRTANTQNRGFKGIFEFSESFVSLDFITEYHGEHIRGSECDQKILSKKETSGYVVSPNFPYPYIPKVVCRYFIYGMQDSQHLERVRLEFSIFTIQMAKGETACTDGYLKLYLKGQEATDSYDKFDYEMCGNRSNPSHVVSDGPRLVMVFSSGELQAQGFKAKYTFETEYKIPGTAAPDGSCTFSYHSVSRKRGEFNSPRYPSNYPSDTNCTYFFMATPNEQITLIFDHFKVRTRNVNVTVGHYGHELCQEDWLEIYNMYRDETEKLIGRYCGATAPGPIESNLGALGLKVILHSDSELVYSGFKARYTFEVAKPIFGDCGSNISSLNYGIITSPNFPNKYDGPARNLASKTCNWFIRVRPNHQILLNFEIFSVEGDQLVRGCPAAVLRMWYSLTTTPREFCGVKTPDTEWSFISEDNNMRLSFISADKAVGQQGFRAVWTEVSMNTDCQDQFLCSKSKYCIAESLRCNNIDNCGPDDTSDEENCIAAIPANNYAIPIAYAVGSILIILMFCLVCHRKLRRRSHGVPIDELPPQCVIDAIDRHCYHHHDLLHTDHALARGFNQYQLDEQSPLNDSDDMEEPKEDCQETSSPDSV, from the exons ATGGCTTCAGCACTTTGGCATGCCTCTgggaataattttctttcgtcAGTCTTCGTGTTACTCTTACTGTTCTATCCACAAAACTCCACAG CTCGCGAGGTAATTGACGCATCACTGCCACAACAAGACTATGTTGCATCACTACCACCTCCGGGAGGTGCCACCACTGCCAGAACACCAA AGTGCGATCAAAAATTTGTAAGCACTCCTGACGGGCCATTGAATGGGACCTTTTATGCACCAACACTTATCAACCCTGAATGTGATCCACGGCAGTGCGTTTACACATTCCTTGCGGGACCGCGTCAGCGtgtcgaattaattttcaccTCGTTTGGCCTCCGAGGAAAACCACCTGA TGGATCCGCTGTGGGAGAATTACCCGC CTGTATTCATGAGTATATGGACATATATTCCGAGGTACGATCGGAGAACACGACTAAGCTGATAGAAACGCCATTCGGTGGACGGTTTTGCGGACCGATTCCACCTCGTAGACGGGTCTCTCTTTATCAGGGAATTGCTCTTAGTTTCTTTACCGATAAGAATGTCACTCTTCCGCATGTTTTTAGCGGCATTTACAGATTTATCAATGCTT CTGAGTATGAGGTAGGAACTCCAGCGCCAAATACACCATGCTCTTTTACGATACACGCGGAAGCTAAACGTACCGGAAATATACTATCTCCTACTTATCCTGGCACTTACCCGAAAAATCTTACTTGTAACTATCAGTTTATCGGGAAGCGTGGACAACGTGTGCGATTGGAATTTCGCgactttgatttatattttggtGGGCCACA TTGCCCATTGGATTACGTAAAAGTGTACGATGGTCTCGACAATTCGTCTGCCGTTATTGGCACGTATTGCGGTCAGCAACGAAATTTAGTACTGTACTCTTCAGAGAATAGTTTGTTCGTGCTCTTTGTCACATTGAAGCGCACAGCAAATACTCAAAATCGAGGTTTCAAAGGCATCTTTGAGTTCTCGGAAAGTTTTGTCAGTTTGG ATTTCATAACGGAATATCACGGCGAGCATATCCGAGGATCTGAGTGCGACCAGAAAATCCTCAGTAAGAAGGAAACATCAGGATATGTAGTTAGTCCAAATTTTCCATATCCTTATATACCCAAAGTCGTCTGTCGTTATTTTATCTATGGGATGCAGGATTCGCAGCACTTGGAACGCGTACGATTggaattttctatatttacgATACAGATGGCTAAAGGAGA AACGGCATGCACCGACGGTTacctaaaattatatctgaaGGGTCAAGAAGCGACAGATTCTTACGACAAATTCGATTACGAGATGTGTGGTAACAGGAGCAACCCGAGCCACGTGGTTAGTGATGGACCAAGACTTGTAATGGTGTTCAGTAGCGGAGAATTGCAGGCGCAAGGTTTCAAGGCTAA GTACACCTTCGAAACGGAATACAAGATACCGGGCACTGCGGCGCCCGATGGTAGCTGTACTTTCTCTTATCACAGTGTGTCTCGCAAACGTGGTGAATTTAATTCTCCACGGTATCCCAGTAATTATCCAAGTGATACAAATTGTACGTATTTTTTCATGGCAACACCAAACGAGCAGATTACTTTGATCTTTGATCACTTTAAGGTTCGTACGAGAAATGTCAATGTGACGGTCGGGCATTACGG acatgAATTATGTCAGGAAGATTGGCTTGAAATTTACAACATGTATCGGGACGAAACAGAGAAATTGATAGGAAGGTATTGTGGTGCAACTGCCCCGGGTCCGATAGAATCGAATCTCGGTGCTCTTGGCTTGAAAGTGATTTTGCATTCCGACTCCGAGCTTGTTTACAGCGGCTTTAAAGCGCGTTACACTTTCGAGGTCGCTAAACCTATTTTCGGAG ATTGTGGATCAAATATTAGTAGCTTAAATTATGGTATAATAACCAGTCCGAATTTTCCCAATAAGTATGACGGTCCGGCGAGAAATCTAGCTAGTAAAACTTGTAACTGGTTCATAAGAGTTCGACCAAATCATCAGATACTCTTGAACTTTGAGATCTTCTCTGTGGAAGGCGATCAATTag TACGAGGTTGTCCCGCAGCCGTTTTACGTATGTGGTATTCGTTGACGACCACTCCACGCGAATTCTGTGGCGTTAAAACTCCTGACACAGAATGGAGTTTTATTTCGGAAGATAATAATATGCGGCTCAG ttttatatcaGCCGATAAAGCAGTGGGACAACAAGGCTTTCGAGCGGTGTGGACTGAAGTGAGCATGAATACAGATTGTCAAGATCAATTTCTCTGCAGCAAAAGTAAATATTGCATCGCTGAATCGCTACGATGCAATAACATTGATAATTGTGGGCCGGACGATACGTCGGATGAAGAGAATT GCATTGCGGCGATACCAGCAAACAATTACGCAATACCGATAGCCTATGCGGTTGGCAGCATCCTAATTATTCTGATGTTCTGTTTGGTCTGCCACCGAAAACTACGACGACGGTCACATGGCGTACCAATCGACGAGCTGCCACCGCAATGTGTAATTGATGCCATTGATCGTCATTGCTATCATCACCATGATCTGTTACACACGGATCATGCGTTGGCACGCGGCTTCAACCAATATCAATTGGACGAACAAAGTCCATTGAACGACAGCGACGATATGGAGGAACCTAAGGAAGATTGCCAAGAGACCAGCAGCCCAGACAGTGTGTAA